The following are from one region of the Sardina pilchardus chromosome 4, fSarPil1.1, whole genome shotgun sequence genome:
- the fign gene encoding fidgetin, which produces MITSSSVYGLKMQWTPEHAQWAEQHFDISSTTRSPAHKAEAYRGHLQRTYQYAWANDDISALTASNLLKKYAEKYSGILEGPNERGLLCTYGDGSAPVGLLNGRKSESDWQDGIYPMSCAADVIAASKAGATVEVSVGSSVGSGTGSSLAEPSYASSNCAGGGHTPGGLHGASGPAQDFTSGYNGSYLHSSYSGQSTPGLPSPHPSPLHSAGLLQPPPPPPPPPPPTLVPSYNAGSPNLSSYSYPAAGYPPQTPVAGYSPGGGPPPPPSAYLPSGIAAPTPLPPSTLPGYTYQSHSHAPIAPTPLNGSSANSLKRKAFYMTGQGDMDSAYGNFSYSQQQQQQQQRSTQSPMYRMPDSSIADSSRGNGFDRNAEASSLAFKPTKQSMSSDQQRKFSGQSAGSRALTPPSSYGSGKSFGKFSEEHRQHLGHSGGGGNGTSSAHPAEEQLKNSDASLVELVTTEVLQQGMPPVDWSDIAGLDLAKATLKDEVLWPLLRPDMFSGLGALPRTVLLFGPQGSGRTLLARCVASQMGAAFLQLSGQALATKWVSEGDKIVQASFLVAQCRQPAVVFVSEVELLLSGQLAEESPVQRVRSELLLQLDGLLSAAADEQVLVVCSSSKPEEIDEPLRRYFMKRLLVPLPDAGARHQIISQLLAQHNYCLSDKEVALLVQRTESFSGLDVARLCQEAVIGPLHGMAGSDFLPGQVRPVSYQDFENVFCKIQPSISQKELDTYTEWNKMFGCCQ; this is translated from the coding sequence GCTTAAAGATGCAGTGGACCCCAGAGCATGCCCAGTGGGCGGAACAGCACTTTGacatctcctccaccacccgcTCCCCGGCACACAAGGCGGAGGCCTACCGGGGCCACCTGCAGAGGACGTACCAGTACGCCTGGGCCAACGATGACATCTCCGCCCTGACCGCCTCCAACCTCCTGAAGAAGTACGCCGAGAAGTACTCGGGCATCCTGGAGGGCCCCAACGAGAGGGGCCTGCTGTGCACCTACGGCGACGGCTCGGCGCCCGTCGGCCTCCTGAACGGCCGCAAGTCGGAGAGCGACTGGCAGGACGGCATCTACCCCATGAGCTGCGCGGCCGACGTCATCGCGGCGAGCAAAGCTGGTGCCACGGTGGAGGTGTCGGTGGGCAGCTCGGTGGGCTCGGGGACGGGCAGCAGCCTGGCGGAGCCCAGCTACGCCAGCAGCAACTGCGCCGGAGGCGGCCACACGCCGGGCGGTCTGCACGGCGCCTCCGGGCCGGCACAGGACTTCACCAGTGGCTACAACGGCTCCTACCTGCACTCCAGCTACAGCGGCCAGAGCACGCCTGGCCTGCCCTCGCCACACCCGTCACCCCTGCACAGCGCTGGGCTCTTACAGCCCCCGCCGCCCCCGCCgcctcctcccccacccacaCTAGTGCCCAGCTACAACGCCGGCTCCCCGAACCTGTCCAGCTACAGCTACCCCGCAGCAGGGTACCCTCCACAGACTCCCGTGGCGGGTTATAGTCCAGGGGGAGGGCCTCCACCTCCCCCATCCGCGTACCTGCCGTCGGGCATCGCGGCCCCCACTCCCTTACCGCCATCCACTTTACCCGGCTACACCTACCAGTCGCACAGCCATGCGCCGATCGCCCCCACCCCTCTCAACGGCAGCTCGGCCAACTCGCTGAAGAGGAAAGCGTTCTACATGACGGGCCAGGGCGACATGGACTCGGCTTATGGAAATTTCAGctacagccagcagcagcagcagcagcaacagcgctCCACCCAGAGCCCCATGTACCGAATGCCTGACAGCAGCATCGCTGACTCAAGCAGAGGGAACGGATTTGACAGAAACGCTGAGGCGTCATCTTTGGCGTTTAAGCCCACCAAGCAGTCGATGTCCTCGGATCAGCAGAGGAAGTTCAGCGGGCAGTCGGCCGGCTCGCGTGCGCTCACCCCCCCGTCGTCCTACGGCTCGGGCAAATCGTTCGGCAAGTTCAGCGAGGAGCACAGGCAGCACCTCGGCCACTCGGGCGGCGGCGGTAACGGCACCTCGTCCGCACATCCGGCCGAGGAGCAGCTGAAGAACAGCGACGCCAGCCTGGTGGAGCTGGTCACCACCGAAGTCCTCCAGCAGGGCATGCCACCTGTCGACTGGAGCGACATCGCCGGCCTGGACCTGGCCAAGGCCACCCTTAAGGACGAGGTGCTGTGGCCCCTGCTGCGGCCGGACATGTTCAGCGGCCTGGGCGCGCTGCCTCGCACCGTCCTGCTCTTCGGGCCGCAGGGGAGCGGCCGGACGCTGCTGGCCCGCTGCGTGGCCAGCCAGATGGGCGCAGCCTTCCTGCAGCTCAGCGGCCAGGCGCTGGCCACCAAGTGGGTGTCGGAGGGCGACAAGATCGTGCAGGCCTCCTTCCTGGTGGCGCAGTGCCGGCAGCCGGCCGTGGTGTTCGTGAGCGAGGTGGAGCTGCTCTTGTCGGGCCAGCTCGCCGAGGAGAGCCCCGTCCAGCGCGTGCGGAGCGAGCTCCTCCTGCAGCTGGACGGCCTGCTGTCGGCGGCGGCCGACGAGCAGGTGCTGGTGGTCTGCTCCAGCAGCAAGCCGGAGGAGATCGACGAGCCGCTGCGGAGGTATTTCATGAAGCGGCTGCTGGTGCCGCTGCCGGACGCCGGCGCCCGCCACCAGATCATCAGCCAGCTGCTGGCCCAGCACAACTACTGCCTCAGCGACAAGGAGGTGGCCCTGCTCGTCCAGCGGACCGAGAGCTTCTCCGGGCTGGACGTGGCGCGCCTGTGCCAGGAGGCGGTCATCGGCCCGCTGCACGGCATGGCCGGCTCGGACTTCTTGCCGGGTCAGGTGAGGCCCGTCTCGTACCAGGACTTTGAGAACGTCTTTTGCAAAATTCAGCCCAGCATATCACAAAAAGAACTTGACACATACACTGAATGGAATAAAATGTTTGGCTGTTGTCAATGA